In one Sporomusa sphaeroides DSM 2875 genomic region, the following are encoded:
- the fliG gene encoding flagellar motor switch protein FliG has product MYQSNEMTGKQKAAILLIALGPDISAQVLKHMREDEIEKLTLEIANQRKLSQEQKDKVLAEFHQMCVAKEYISNGGLDYAREVLEKALGSEKAVSIINRLTTSLQIRPFDFARKTDPSQLLNFIQNEHPQTIALIMAYLQPEQSAAIVSALPPERQVDVARRIATMDRTSPDVIRDVERILERKLSSLVTQDFTAAGGVDSVVDILNRVDRTTERTIIENMEVQNPELAEEIKKRMFVFEDIVLLDDRSLQLVLREIDNKDLALALKATASEVSEKVYKNISKRAGEMLREEIEYMGPVRIRDVEEAQQKIVNNIRRLEESGEIVVSRGKGDEIIV; this is encoded by the coding sequence ATGTACCAGTCAAATGAAATGACAGGAAAACAAAAAGCAGCAATTTTGTTGATCGCTCTGGGGCCTGACATCTCAGCCCAGGTGTTAAAACACATGCGTGAAGATGAAATTGAAAAATTAACGCTGGAAATTGCCAATCAGCGAAAATTGTCACAAGAACAAAAAGATAAAGTGCTTGCTGAGTTTCATCAAATGTGTGTGGCTAAAGAATATATTTCCAACGGGGGTCTGGATTATGCCCGCGAAGTGCTGGAAAAGGCATTGGGCTCCGAAAAAGCCGTATCAATTATCAACCGGTTAACTACCAGTCTGCAAATCCGGCCGTTTGACTTTGCCCGCAAAACCGACCCCAGTCAATTACTTAACTTTATCCAAAACGAACATCCTCAAACCATTGCATTAATTATGGCCTATCTTCAGCCGGAGCAATCTGCCGCTATCGTTTCCGCATTGCCGCCTGAACGGCAGGTGGACGTTGCCCGCAGGATTGCAACGATGGACCGGACTTCGCCTGATGTAATCCGTGATGTGGAAAGAATTCTTGAACGCAAATTATCATCACTGGTGACTCAAGACTTTACAGCTGCCGGTGGCGTTGATTCTGTTGTCGATATTCTTAACCGGGTTGACAGGACTACTGAACGAACCATTATTGAAAACATGGAAGTGCAAAATCCTGAGCTGGCTGAAGAAATTAAAAAGCGGATGTTTGTTTTCGAAGATATTGTTCTTCTCGACGACAGGTCGCTTCAGCTTGTGCTTAGAGAAATTGACAACAAAGACTTGGCGTTGGCGCTTAAAGCAACCGCAAGCGAAGTATCGGAAAAAGTTTACAAAAATATTTCCAAACGGGCCGGTGAAATGCTTCGCGAAGAAATCGAGTACATGGGTCCGGTACGTATAAGAGATGTGGAAGAAGCGCAGCAGAAAATTGTTAATAATATACGTCGTCTCGAAGAATCGGGTGAAATCGTTGTTTCTCGTGGTAAAGGAGACGAAATAATTGTCTAA
- the hslU gene encoding ATP-dependent protease ATPase subunit HslU encodes MLELTPKEIVNELNKYIIGQQQAKKSVAVALRNRWRSKKLPAELKEEIVPKNILMIGPTGVGKTEIARRLAKLVNAPFVKVEATKFTEIGYVGRDVESMVRDLLETSIRMVKHQKMLEVNDKAKDLANERILDHFVPPPKKDTTRNPFEMLFSGSMGTNQEKPPEPEEPPVASAGREWWRKRLQSGELEEELIEITVEDSGQPVMGMFAGTGIEEMGMNIQDMLGNIMPKKQKKRKVTVANARKIFIQEEAQKLIDMDEVTASAIDLAENYGIIFLDEIDKIAVRGQSSGPDVSREGVQRDILPIVEGSTVVTKYGPVKTDHVLFIAAGAFHVSKPSDLIPELQGRFPIRVELTNLSKEDFQQILTEPANALIKQYVGLLETEGIEIEFTEDAIDELADIACRVNLQTENIGARRLHTILEKLLEDLAFDAPDVAERQVIINREYVKARLDHIVINQDLSHYIL; translated from the coding sequence TTGCTGGAACTTACACCAAAAGAAATAGTCAATGAGTTGAATAAATACATAATCGGTCAACAGCAGGCGAAAAAATCAGTTGCTGTGGCACTGCGAAACCGCTGGCGCAGCAAGAAGCTGCCGGCGGAGCTTAAAGAAGAGATTGTCCCTAAGAATATCTTAATGATTGGTCCTACAGGTGTCGGTAAAACCGAGATAGCCCGGCGCCTGGCGAAACTGGTAAATGCGCCTTTCGTCAAAGTGGAAGCCACTAAATTTACCGAAATAGGTTATGTGGGCCGCGATGTCGAGTCCATGGTCCGGGATTTGCTGGAAACCTCTATTCGCATGGTTAAACACCAAAAAATGCTTGAGGTAAATGACAAAGCCAAAGACCTCGCTAATGAGCGCATTCTTGACCACTTTGTTCCACCTCCCAAGAAGGATACTACACGAAATCCATTTGAAATGCTATTTTCCGGTAGTATGGGGACTAATCAGGAGAAGCCGCCGGAACCGGAAGAACCGCCGGTAGCCAGCGCAGGCCGCGAATGGTGGCGTAAACGCCTGCAAAGCGGCGAGCTGGAAGAGGAACTGATCGAAATTACAGTAGAAGATAGTGGTCAACCTGTCATGGGCATGTTTGCCGGAACTGGAATCGAAGAAATGGGCATGAATATACAAGATATGCTCGGCAATATAATGCCGAAGAAACAGAAAAAGCGCAAAGTAACCGTGGCCAATGCCCGGAAAATCTTTATTCAGGAAGAAGCGCAGAAACTGATTGATATGGATGAGGTTACCGCCAGTGCCATTGACCTGGCAGAAAACTATGGGATTATTTTCCTTGATGAAATTGACAAAATAGCTGTCAGGGGTCAAAGTTCAGGGCCTGATGTTTCCCGGGAGGGAGTCCAGCGTGACATACTTCCCATTGTCGAGGGATCTACCGTTGTTACCAAATATGGTCCGGTAAAAACTGATCATGTTTTATTTATTGCTGCCGGTGCCTTTCATGTTTCGAAGCCTTCTGACCTGATACCCGAACTGCAGGGACGTTTTCCTATCCGGGTTGAACTTACCAACTTATCCAAAGAAGATTTTCAGCAAATACTTACAGAACCAGCCAATGCGCTGATAAAACAATATGTTGGTCTGCTGGAAACCGAAGGCATAGAAATTGAATTTACCGAAGATGCTATTGATGAGCTTGCCGATATTGCCTGCCGGGTGAACCTTCAGACAGAAAACATTGGGGCGCGCCGGCTGCATACCATTTTAGAAAAACTTCTGGAAGATTTGGCGTTTGATGCGCCTGATGTTGCTGAGCGGCAGGTTATTATTAATCGCGAATATGTAAAAGCAAGACTGGACCATATTGTTATTAATCAAGATTTAAGTCATTACATTTTATAA
- the xerC gene encoding tyrosine recombinase XerC, with translation MCDNKQTNQIDKFIDQFMFYLRVEKNSSRHTLLNYQRDIYQFVEFVSNQGGGERPFSYVTPLLLRSYLAHLKSQEYAKATIMRRIAALRSFFRFLCRENILSENPCDAVRTPKLEKKLPVFLDANEVSELMALPDDSPLGFRDKAVLELLYATGVRVNELAGITLPDIDVEGRTIIVSGKGAKERIVLMGKTAAAFLEKYLQRARPVLCTKTGEYGRQTKKQHSYLFVNNRGGPLTDRSIRRIVEKYVEEMALKKNVSPHTLRHTFATHLLDNGADLRTVQELLGHVNLSTTQLYTHITTERLKANYKKSHPRA, from the coding sequence ATGTGTGATAACAAACAAACAAATCAAATTGACAAATTTATAGATCAGTTTATGTTCTATTTACGAGTTGAAAAAAATTCCTCCCGCCATACGCTGCTGAATTACCAGCGCGACATTTACCAATTTGTCGAGTTTGTGTCAAATCAGGGGGGCGGTGAGAGGCCGTTTAGTTATGTTACCCCGTTGTTACTTCGCAGTTATCTAGCACATTTAAAATCGCAAGAGTACGCTAAAGCGACCATTATGCGACGAATTGCGGCGCTTAGGTCGTTTTTCCGGTTTTTATGCCGGGAAAATATTTTAAGTGAAAATCCATGTGACGCAGTTAGAACACCAAAACTGGAAAAAAAACTACCTGTCTTTCTGGATGCTAACGAAGTTAGCGAATTAATGGCTTTGCCGGATGACAGTCCGCTTGGCTTTCGGGATAAAGCGGTGCTGGAACTGCTTTATGCGACAGGCGTACGGGTTAATGAGCTTGCCGGAATTACTCTGCCGGATATTGATGTTGAGGGACGAACCATTATCGTCTCCGGTAAAGGGGCGAAAGAACGAATTGTTTTGATGGGGAAGACGGCAGCCGCTTTTTTGGAAAAATACCTGCAGCGTGCACGCCCTGTATTGTGCACTAAGACTGGCGAATATGGCCGCCAAACCAAAAAGCAGCATAGCTATCTGTTTGTCAATAACCGGGGAGGCCCGCTCACTGACCGGAGCATCCGCCGGATTGTTGAAAAGTATGTGGAAGAAATGGCTTTGAAGAAAAATGTCAGTCCCCATACCCTGCGTCATACTTTTGCTACCCATCTGTTAGATAACGGGGCAGACCTCAGAACCGTGCAGGAACTCTTAGGCCATGTTAATTTGTCGACAACTCAGCTTTACACCCATATAACTACCGAAAGACTCAAAGCCAATTACAAGAAATCGCATCCACGTGCCTAA
- the fliE gene encoding flagellar hook-basal body complex protein FliE, translating to MKIEALKLMPVKNALSETASIAQTEESEKTFGEFLQDALHSVNNLQNQSKQASLNLAAGKIQDIAEVTIAAEKASVALQLTMQVRNKVVESYQEVMRMQV from the coding sequence ATGAAAATTGAAGCTTTAAAATTAATGCCTGTCAAAAATGCTTTGTCGGAAACCGCTTCGATTGCCCAAACAGAAGAATCGGAGAAAACCTTCGGCGAATTTTTACAAGATGCGCTACATAGTGTAAATAACCTGCAGAATCAATCTAAACAAGCATCTTTAAACCTGGCGGCCGGGAAGATTCAAGATATTGCCGAAGTAACCATCGCTGCTGAAAAGGCATCTGTTGCGCTGCAGCTCACCATGCAAGTCCGCAATAAAGTTGTTGAGTCCTATCAGGAAGTTATGAGAATGCAGGTTTAA
- the flgC gene encoding flagellar basal body rod protein FlgC has protein sequence MGLFRAIDSAASGMTAERLRMDVISNNIANVNTTRTAEGGPYRRQMVVFEPRSEQASFGQLLSRQMESGEGVRVTGIIKDNAPLKLMYDPNHPDANQDGYVEMPNINIVSEMVDMITATRAYEANVAAVNAAKSMALKALDIGK, from the coding sequence ATGGGATTGTTCCGGGCCATTGATTCTGCAGCTTCCGGCATGACAGCAGAGAGGCTGCGTATGGACGTTATTTCTAATAATATAGCCAATGTTAATACTACCCGCACCGCAGAAGGCGGTCCTTATCGCCGTCAAATGGTAGTATTTGAACCGCGTTCTGAACAAGCTTCCTTCGGTCAGCTGTTGTCCCGTCAGATGGAGTCAGGCGAGGGCGTTCGCGTAACAGGTATTATTAAGGATAACGCTCCCCTTAAACTTATGTACGATCCTAATCATCCTGATGCCAACCAGGATGGCTATGTGGAAATGCCTAATATTAATATTGTCAGTGAAATGGTTGATATGATTACTGCCACTAGAGCCTATGAGGCTAATGTAGCGGCTGTCAACGCTGCCAAAAGTATGGCCCTGAAGGCCTTAGATATTGGAAAGTAG
- the hslV gene encoding ATP-dependent protease subunit HslV, which produces MFHATTIVAVRHQGKTAIAGDGQVTFGQNTVMKHNAKKVRRLYHGKVLAGFAGSVADAFTLFSKFESKLEEFNGNMMRAAVELAKEWRLDRVLRRLEALLIVIDAEHLLIISGNGEVIEPDDGVTAIGSGGPYALAAARALVQHSDLPAAGIARTALEIAAGICVYTNDHITVEEL; this is translated from the coding sequence ATGTTTCACGCTACAACGATTGTTGCTGTTCGCCATCAGGGAAAGACAGCTATTGCTGGTGACGGACAGGTTACCTTTGGTCAAAATACAGTAATGAAACACAACGCGAAAAAAGTGCGCCGCCTTTATCATGGTAAAGTTTTAGCCGGATTTGCCGGCTCGGTTGCGGATGCATTTACGTTATTCTCCAAATTTGAAAGTAAGCTGGAAGAATTTAATGGCAACATGATGAGAGCAGCTGTTGAACTGGCTAAAGAATGGCGTTTAGACAGAGTTTTACGCAGACTGGAAGCCCTGCTTATTGTTATTGATGCCGAACATCTTCTCATTATATCAGGCAATGGGGAAGTCATTGAACCGGACGACGGTGTCACCGCGATAGGTTCAGGCGGACCCTATGCATTGGCAGCCGCCAGAGCGCTTGTGCAGCACTCTGACTTGCCGGCCGCCGGTATTGCCCGTACGGCACTTGAAATTGCAGCCGGTATTTGTGTCTATACTAATGACCATATTACCGTAGAAGAACTATAG
- the fliF gene encoding flagellar basal-body MS-ring/collar protein FliF has product MADLKEQSLRLWQNMNKRHKYIIIGTAAFIFLSILLWSYWWGSRPDNVPLFTSLEAEDAGNVTAKLKEMKAEYEVQTGSKGADILVPSKDVHKLRLDLASQGLPRGNKGFEIFEQSKFGTTEFQNKVHLLQAIQGELTRTIEQMGEVEKARVHIVMSEDSLYKKTEKPATASIMLKLKPQAQLTQQQVKGIVNLVAHSVQGLKPENITVVDNLARVLNDQSEEAPPLAGTAALTQFEMTKKVQDDLQKNVQSLLDQTLGIGKAAARVNVELNFDQRTLDRQVFEPVVDDKGIIRSSHEINESYQGNSAAAPGGVPGTTSNIPGYVAANNNSESNYEKKEATRNYEINETKEKVVSTPGSIKRLTVAVLVDASIPQSQQDSLTKTVASAIGINPVRGDAIAVETIQFNTELADKQRKEEEEMAKRQQQVYMLAIGLAVLAVIALLYFYYRRYARRREEEEALAALALEPQPIADLEAEAAKEELNAQEKERSEQRGSIEKFAKSRPEDVAQILKVWLADE; this is encoded by the coding sequence ATGGCTGATTTGAAGGAACAGTCTCTGCGTCTTTGGCAAAACATGAATAAAAGACATAAGTATATTATTATTGGTACAGCCGCATTTATATTTCTTTCTATTTTACTGTGGAGTTATTGGTGGGGCAGCCGCCCGGATAATGTACCTTTGTTTACTAGTCTTGAAGCTGAAGATGCAGGCAATGTTACTGCGAAACTAAAAGAGATGAAGGCTGAGTATGAAGTTCAAACAGGAAGCAAGGGCGCTGACATTTTAGTCCCTTCTAAAGATGTACATAAGCTTAGGTTGGATTTGGCCAGCCAGGGTTTGCCCAGAGGAAATAAAGGTTTTGAAATTTTTGAGCAGAGCAAATTTGGCACTACGGAATTTCAAAACAAAGTACACCTGCTGCAAGCCATTCAGGGAGAATTAACGCGAACCATTGAACAGATGGGTGAAGTGGAAAAAGCCAGAGTACATATTGTTATGTCTGAGGACAGTCTTTATAAAAAAACTGAAAAGCCGGCCACGGCATCCATTATGCTGAAACTCAAGCCGCAAGCCCAGTTAACCCAGCAGCAGGTAAAAGGGATTGTTAATCTGGTGGCTCATAGTGTGCAGGGGCTGAAGCCGGAAAATATCACGGTTGTTGACAATCTTGCACGGGTTTTGAATGATCAGTCGGAAGAAGCTCCGCCGCTTGCCGGCACTGCTGCGCTCACCCAGTTTGAAATGACCAAAAAAGTACAGGATGATTTGCAAAAAAATGTGCAGTCACTGCTTGACCAGACACTGGGAATAGGAAAGGCTGCGGCCAGGGTGAATGTTGAGCTTAATTTTGATCAGCGTACCTTGGACCGGCAGGTTTTTGAACCTGTTGTCGATGACAAAGGCATCATTCGCAGTTCGCACGAAATCAATGAAAGTTATCAGGGAAATTCGGCGGCTGCGCCGGGTGGCGTTCCCGGAACAACTTCTAATATCCCGGGCTATGTTGCCGCCAATAATAACTCAGAGTCAAACTACGAGAAAAAAGAAGCTACCCGCAATTATGAAATCAATGAAACCAAGGAAAAGGTTGTAAGTACCCCTGGTTCCATCAAGCGGTTAACTGTTGCTGTTCTCGTTGATGCCTCTATTCCGCAATCGCAGCAGGACAGCCTTACTAAAACGGTGGCTTCTGCTATTGGCATTAATCCGGTACGCGGTGATGCCATTGCGGTAGAAACCATACAGTTCAACACAGAGCTGGCAGACAAACAACGTAAAGAAGAAGAGGAAATGGCGAAAAGACAGCAGCAGGTGTATATGCTGGCCATTGGTCTGGCTGTTCTTGCCGTTATTGCATTGCTCTACTTCTACTACAGACGCTATGCCCGCCGCCGCGAAGAGGAAGAGGCGCTTGCAGCGCTTGCGCTTGAACCGCAGCCGATAGCTGACCTGGAGGCTGAAGCAGCTAAAGAAGAATTAAACGCTCAGGAAAAAGAACGCTCTGAGCAAAGAGGTTCGATAGAGAAATTTGCCAAATCACGGCCTGAAGATGTAGCTCAGATTCTTAAGGTTTGGTTAGCGGATGAGTAA
- the codY gene encoding GTP-sensing pleiotropic transcriptional regulator CodY, whose amino-acid sequence MSLLERTRAINKLLQKSEKVEYSEVAAVLSSVMAANIYIVSKDGGVLGYALIDDFECELMRDKVLKLGQFPERYVEWLRKIDQTSPNLRLESGLCSFSEGTSCLFNDKYTTIVPIHGVGERIGTLIVAKFSLEFEDDDLILAEYGATVVGMEMLRDRSEKIEEEARKKATVQVALGTLSYSELEAVMHILSELEGNEGLLVASKIADRVGITRSVIVNALRKFESAGVIESKSLGMKGTYIKVLNERLLDELKKLKK is encoded by the coding sequence ATGTCTTTATTAGAACGCACTCGCGCGATTAACAAACTGCTCCAAAAATCAGAGAAAGTCGAATACAGCGAAGTTGCAGCAGTGCTTAGCAGTGTTATGGCTGCTAACATTTATATTGTCAGCAAAGACGGTGGCGTGTTAGGCTATGCCTTAATTGACGATTTTGAGTGTGAACTCATGCGGGATAAAGTGCTTAAACTGGGGCAGTTTCCGGAAAGATATGTTGAATGGCTGCGCAAGATTGATCAAACTTCACCTAACCTCCGCCTGGAAAGTGGCTTATGTTCTTTTAGTGAAGGTACTTCCTGCTTATTCAACGATAAGTATACGACTATTGTGCCTATCCATGGCGTAGGCGAGCGAATTGGAACCCTGATTGTCGCTAAATTCAGCCTTGAGTTTGAGGATGATGATTTAATCCTGGCCGAATATGGTGCAACAGTTGTCGGCATGGAAATGCTCAGAGACCGCAGCGAGAAAATTGAAGAAGAAGCCCGGAAAAAGGCTACAGTGCAAGTGGCGTTAGGAACTCTGTCCTATTCGGAACTTGAGGCAGTAATGCACATACTGAGCGAGCTCGAAGGAAATGAAGGCTTGCTGGTCGCCAGTAAAATTGCAGACCGTGTTGGTATTACCCGCTCAGTCATTGTTAATGCCTTACGTAAGTTTGAAAGTGCCGGCGTAATTGAATCTAAATCGCTTGGCATGAAAGGCACCTATATTAAAGTGCTTAATGAACGCTTATTGGATGAGTTGAAAAAACTCAAAAAATAA
- the flgB gene encoding flagellar basal body rod protein FlgB — protein sequence MLDSLLKSTQVSVLEKALGAASLRHKVISNNIANVNTPKFKKSEVSFEDQLELAMSAGKPAIARTHARHLPIKSTGITNVEPTIHTITTTSFRSDGSNVDIDSEMAGLAKNSIYYDAVAQQINKYFAGIKSAISGGRS from the coding sequence GTGCTTGATTCACTTTTAAAATCAACACAGGTATCGGTACTGGAAAAAGCGTTGGGCGCAGCCTCGCTTCGTCATAAAGTTATCAGTAATAACATTGCCAATGTTAATACACCAAAATTTAAAAAAAGTGAAGTAAGTTTTGAAGATCAGTTGGAATTAGCCATGAGTGCTGGCAAACCGGCAATTGCCAGGACACACGCCCGGCATTTGCCGATAAAATCAACAGGCATTACTAATGTTGAGCCGACTATTCACACGATTACCACTACTTCTTTCCGCAGTGACGGCAGTAATGTGGACATTGACAGCGAAATGGCCGGTTTGGCAAAAAACTCTATTTACTATGATGCAGTTGCGCAACAAATCAACAAATATTTTGCTGGTATCAAATCAGCAATTAGTGGAGGGAGAAGCTAA
- a CDS encoding IS256 family transposase, giving the protein MSKEIIQLNEEIIKGELKELVRSSVEETLNNLLDQEARDLTQAAKYERTESRQGYRSGHYDRNLTTTSGNVTLKVPKLKGIPFETAIIERYRRRESSVEEALIEMYLAGVSVRRVEDITEALWGTKVSPSTISELNKKAYVHIEQWRSRPLQSGKYPYVYVDGIYLRRNWGGEYENVSILVAIAVNEDGYREVIGAAEGMKEDKASWTEFFKWLKGRGLHGVKLVIGDKCLGMLEAVNEVFPEAKYQRCTVHFYRNVFSVVPRSKVKVVAKMLKAIHAQESKQSAQEKAKQVAKTLLEMKLKEAAAKIENSIDETLSYTEFPFEHWTRIRTNNVIERLNREIRRRTRVVGTFPDGQSALMLVCARLRHVAGTQWGSKKYMNMKHLETTGLESDFSAD; this is encoded by the coding sequence ATGTCCAAGGAAATTATACAGTTGAACGAGGAAATCATCAAGGGAGAATTAAAAGAACTAGTACGCAGCAGCGTGGAGGAAACACTAAATAATCTTTTGGATCAGGAGGCTAGAGATCTGACCCAAGCGGCCAAATACGAGCGAACCGAATCACGACAAGGGTATCGCTCAGGTCACTACGATAGGAATCTAACAACCACCTCCGGGAATGTAACCCTTAAAGTCCCGAAACTCAAAGGCATTCCTTTTGAAACGGCTATCATTGAACGGTATCGGCGTAGGGAAAGCTCTGTCGAAGAAGCCCTTATTGAAATGTATCTGGCCGGAGTTTCTGTTCGTAGAGTTGAGGATATTACCGAGGCGCTATGGGGCACCAAAGTATCCCCATCCACCATCAGTGAGTTAAATAAGAAAGCGTATGTCCATATCGAACAATGGCGGAGCCGCCCGTTGCAAAGCGGGAAATATCCCTACGTTTATGTAGATGGCATTTATCTGAGGCGCAATTGGGGCGGCGAATATGAGAATGTAAGCATACTTGTAGCTATTGCAGTCAATGAAGATGGCTATCGTGAAGTCATCGGTGCCGCCGAAGGCATGAAAGAAGACAAAGCGAGTTGGACAGAGTTCTTCAAATGGCTGAAAGGCCGTGGCTTACATGGTGTTAAACTTGTTATTGGGGACAAATGCCTTGGTATGTTGGAAGCTGTGAACGAAGTATTCCCTGAAGCAAAATACCAACGTTGCACCGTTCATTTTTACCGGAATGTATTCTCCGTTGTTCCACGTTCCAAAGTGAAAGTAGTCGCCAAAATGCTAAAAGCCATTCATGCTCAGGAAAGTAAGCAGTCCGCCCAAGAAAAGGCTAAACAGGTAGCTAAAACTTTACTAGAAATGAAGCTTAAGGAAGCTGCCGCTAAAATAGAAAACAGCATTGATGAAACCCTCTCTTATACAGAGTTTCCCTTTGAGCATTGGACGAGGATCCGCACCAACAATGTAATTGAACGACTAAATCGGGAAATTAGGCGTCGGACGCGGGTAGTTGGCACCTTCCCCGATGGCCAATCGGCTCTCATGTTGGTTTGTGCCCGTCTTCGTCACGTTGCCGGAACCCAGTGGGGCAGCAAAAAGTATATGAATATGAAACACTTAGAAACTACCGGCCTTGAGTCGGATTTTAGTGCTGACTGA
- a CDS encoding FliH/SctL family protein, whose product MSKIIKSVFFEKNCPVIIKARPIIAPEPVREQEPEPVVPAIDLEAFRYEAETIIAKAEETAAKCLTEAESKAHELAQQAYEEGHNKGYQEGLEQGQQEGLEQGNQTALADMQQTMQLTLEKAQGIVGTAEQAARQMILDAEREIVEIAFAVAKRVLARELEENPTAILPIVKEALSKVRDQEQITIRVNPEDYEMVLMAKRDLQLMVGRENAVSVTVDPIVPLGGCVIDTSLGTVDARLDTKLELVYKAIQEVLP is encoded by the coding sequence TTGTCTAAGATCATAAAAAGTGTGTTCTTCGAAAAAAACTGCCCGGTAATTATCAAAGCCCGTCCGATTATCGCACCCGAGCCGGTGCGTGAACAGGAGCCGGAGCCGGTTGTGCCTGCAATCGACCTGGAGGCTTTCCGGTATGAGGCTGAGACAATTATCGCCAAGGCGGAAGAAACTGCAGCCAAGTGCTTGACTGAGGCTGAAAGCAAGGCGCACGAACTGGCACAGCAGGCTTATGAAGAAGGCCACAATAAGGGCTATCAGGAAGGCCTTGAGCAAGGTCAGCAGGAAGGGCTTGAACAAGGAAACCAAACAGCACTGGCTGATATGCAGCAGACTATGCAGTTAACCCTGGAGAAGGCTCAGGGAATCGTCGGGACGGCCGAACAAGCGGCCCGGCAGATGATTCTTGACGCCGAACGGGAGATTGTCGAAATTGCTTTTGCTGTAGCCAAAAGAGTACTGGCCCGGGAACTGGAAGAAAACCCAACTGCCATTTTGCCAATTGTGAAAGAAGCATTAAGCAAGGTTCGCGACCAGGAACAAATTACTATTCGAGTCAATCCCGAAGATTATGAAATGGTACTGATGGCCAAACGCGATTTGCAGCTTATGGTTGGCAGGGAAAATGCGGTTAGTGTAACTGTTGATCCCATTGTTCCATTAGGAGGCTGTGTTATTGACACCTCGCTGGGTACGGTCGATGCCAGGCTGGATACCAAATTAGAATTGGTTTACAAAGCCATTCAGGAAGTGCTGCCATGA